A DNA window from Coffea arabica cultivar ET-39 chromosome 6c, Coffea Arabica ET-39 HiFi, whole genome shotgun sequence contains the following coding sequences:
- the LOC113691881 gene encoding protein PLANT CADMIUM RESISTANCE 10 — MKEKRGSYVPPSYIPLEQAERSDSEAEKDGDEVVDVGGPSQTTKTQSESSGVPQQWSSGICACCDDLQSCFIGLVCPCFLFGKNAEFLGSGTFMGSCMTHFILWGLVNTLCCFLTDGVLLGLPGCFVSCYACGYRRTLRSKYNLQEAPCGDFITHFFCHLCAICQEYREISERSGCANPTDVGLVEVTAPAHQTMNQQP, encoded by the exons ATGAAGGAAAAAAGAGGGAGTTATGTTCCACCAAGTTATATACCCCTGGAGCAGGCGGAGCGGTCAGATTCAGAAGCAGAGAAAGATGGAGATGAAGTGGTGGATGTTGGCGGCCCCAGTCAGACAACGAAAACTCAAAGTGAGAGTTCTGGCGTGCCACAGCAGTGGTCCTCTGGAATCTGTGCTTGTTGTGATGATCTGCAAAGCT GTTTCATTGGGCTCGTTTgtccttgctttctttttgggAAGAATGCAGAGTTTTTGGGTTCAGGAACTTTTATGGGGTCATGCATGACTCATTTTATCTTATGGGGTCTTGTCAATACTCTCTGTTGCTTTCTGACTGATGGTGTTCTTCTGGGTTTGCCTGGATGCTTTGTTTCTTGTTATGCATGTGGCTATCGGAGGACATTAAGGTCCAAATACAATCTGCAG GAAGCCCCCTGTGGAGACTTCATCACCCATTTTTTCTgccacctgtgtgctatatgtCAGGAATACAGAGAGATAAGCGAAAGGTCTGGTTGTGCAAATCCCACTGACGTAGGTTTAGTAGAAGTGACTGCCCCTGCACATCAAACGATGAATCAACAACCTTAA
- the LOC113696812 gene encoding heavy metal-associated isoprenylated plant protein 45-like gives MNFEHSDIYLELHIITMFGGCFKQTDIPNAMCTVELLVHMDCDGCEKRIRRAISKLHGKIFSKLSNPQPCGVDSFDVDMDKQKVTVVGYVDRRKVLKVVRRTGRKAEFWPFPYDSEYYPYAAEYLDESTYSSTYNYYMHGYNESMHGYFPDLPYSTLDDKFAYSFSEENVHACSIM, from the exons ATGAACTTTGAACATTCTGATATCTATCTGGAGCTGCATATCATCACAATGTTTGGTGGTTGCTTCAAGCAGACTGATATACCTAATGCAATGTGT ACTGTGGAACTTTTGGTTCATATGGATTGCGATGGATGTGAGAAAAGGATACGAAGAGCAATCTCAAAATTGCATGGCAAGATATTTTCCAAATTGTCCAACCCTCAACCATGCG GCGTTGATAGCTTTGATGTAGACATGGATAAGCAAAAAGTCACAGTTGTCGGGTATGTAGATAGAAGGAAGGTCCTAAAGGTTGTAAGGAGAACAGGGAGAAAAGCAGAGTTTTGGCCATTTCCATATGATAGTGAGTACTATCCCTATGCAGCCGAGTACTTGGATGAATCAACTTACTCATCCACATACAACTATTACATGCATGGTTATAATGAGAGCATGCATGGGTATTTCCCTGATCTCCCTTACTCAACACTTGATGACAAATTTGCTTATAGCTTCAGTGAGGAAAATGTCCATGCATGCAGCATCATGTGA
- the LOC113693236 gene encoding uncharacterized protein, translating to MTPFEALYGFSPPQLALGPYLQSRVDAVGEYIRERQQLDNMLKQNLKQAQERMKKYANERRSEREFSVGDWVYLRLQPYRQSSVALRGNTKLSARYFGPYQIEERIGGVAYRLSLPKSSRVHPVFHVSLLKRKVGNKVTPILQLPEINEKGHWRVEPEVVLGRRMVKKKNAAVTQWLIHWWGTDPTEATWEDAEEIKAQFPTFQS from the coding sequence ATGACTCCTTTTGAAGCATTATATGGTTTCTCACCTCCACAACTGGCTCTAGGACCCTACCTGCAGTCCAGGGTAGATGCAGTAGGAGAATACATCAGGGAAAGGCAACAATTGGATAACATGTTGAAACAGAACCTGAAGCAGGCTCAGGAAAGGATGAAGAAGTATGCTAATGAGAGGAGGAGTGAAAGGGAGTTCAGTGTGGGTGATTGGGTGTACCTACGGCTACAACCTTATAGACAGAGTTCAGTGGCTCTGAGGGGAAATACTAAGCTATCAGCAAGGTATTTTGGCCCATACCAGATAGAGGAAAGGATTGGAGGTGTAGCCTACAGGCTGAGTTTGCCAAAATCTTCAAGGGTCCACCCAGTCTTTCATGTATCTTTGCTCAAAAGGAAAGTAGGGAACAAAGTCACTCCTATCCTCCAATTACCAGAGATAAACGAGAAGGGTCACTGGAGAGTGGAGCCAGAGGTAGTTTTGGGCAGAAGGATGGTAAAAAAGAAGAATGCTGCGGTAACTCAGTGGCTGATCCACTGGTGGGGAACTGACCCTACAGAAGCTACCTGGGAGGATGCTGAGGAGATCAAAGCACAGTTCCCTACGTTTCAATCTTGA